A stretch of the Carassius carassius chromosome 6, fCarCar2.1, whole genome shotgun sequence genome encodes the following:
- the LOC132142334 gene encoding guanine nucleotide-binding protein G(I)/G(S)/G(O) subunit gamma-13-like encodes MDELDETQLKNHVDSLKQQLQFNREKTSVSIPELIKWIEEKMNEDPFLNPDILKDNPWVESSKCVIA; translated from the exons ATGGATGAGCTGGATGAGACTCAGCTGAAGAATCATGTGGACAGTCTGAAGCAGCAGCTACAGTTTAACAGAGAGAAAACATCTGTCTCGATTCCAGA ATTAATTAAATGGATTGAGGAGAAAATGAATGAGGATCCATTTCTGAATCCAGATATACTGAAGGACAACCCATGGGTGGAGTCAAGCAAATGTGTTATAGCATAG